A stretch of the Poseidonibacter antarcticus genome encodes the following:
- a CDS encoding phosphoribosyltransferase, with translation MTTDPIFFKNREVAAYRLLDILPIDKMKLEDWTVLSTSYGGYPIAKIIAKELNAQLDMMFSKKIYAPNNHECEIAIVTEVEEVLIHEELVKVFDISLDLIYGQSKFLYDNELSYEVNKFRDDRKLTNLNEKNILLIDEGLNTGLTMMACIKSAIKLGAKSISVATPVIPSASIQTIESIADDLYYVEKLDHFISINFYYDTLNELKFEDIETIKKD, from the coding sequence ATGACAACTGACCCTATATTTTTTAAAAATAGAGAAGTTGCAGCATATAGACTACTTGATATTTTACCAATTGATAAAATGAAATTAGAGGATTGGACAGTTTTATCTACATCTTATGGAGGATATCCAATTGCTAAGATTATTGCTAAAGAGTTAAATGCCCAATTAGATATGATGTTTTCTAAAAAGATTTATGCTCCTAATAATCACGAATGTGAAATTGCTATTGTTACTGAAGTTGAAGAAGTTTTGATTCATGAAGAACTTGTAAAAGTATTTGATATAAGTTTAGATTTAATTTATGGACAATCAAAATTTTTATATGATAATGAATTATCATATGAAGTAAATAAGTTTAGAGATGATAGGAAATTAACAAATTTAAATGAAAAAAACATATTACTTATAGATGAAGGATTAAATACTGGTTTAACAATGATGGCATGTATTAAAAGTGCAATTAAACTTGGTGCAAAATCAATATCAGTTGCAACACCTGTAATACCAAGTGCAAGTATTCAAACGATTGAATCAATTGCAGATGACTTGTATTATGTAGAAAAATTAGATCACTTTATATCTATTAATTTTTATTATGATACATTAAATGAATTAAAATTTGAAGATATAGAAACAATAAAAAAGGATTAA